A stretch of Apostichopus japonicus isolate 1M-3 chromosome 9, ASM3797524v1, whole genome shotgun sequence DNA encodes these proteins:
- the LOC139973184 gene encoding uncharacterized protein isoform X1 translates to MANTCEDDIMSLIDEDEMSGVLDAPGGSGTSRLIPSTETTQSFDMKDAILAMQNQIQVLSNKVLGKDTNSKLLESQNESSSSCRNLDLEAVYDLLPEDSIYEVNNSPLSPEGANPATADNDALFQDLVAFLELEKKPGKSVDDRVKTLVDNVLKQRLAETKLKGLLVKYDMPANLEMLQTTQINEVIWNGLRNNTRASDVKLQKMQVCNIKAITALTTLMDDILSTREKMGTQATLIKITDALALLGSANMELNHFRRELIRPDLRLEYRNLCNRSNPVTTMLMGDDVSQKLRDIAEANRVSARICTANRGRGRGSRPPYTRGTFRGRGFSRGSGHFLDRGMVGNKRARGQMNHYRPPKQPRH, encoded by the coding sequence ATGGCTAATACTTGTGAGGATGATATTATGTCCCTTATTGACGAGGATGAGATGTCTGGGGTTTTGGATGCGCCAGGTGGCTCAGGTACATCCCGATTAATTCCCTCAACTGAAACTACTCAAAGTTTTGATATGAAAGATGCAATTTTAGCAATGCAGAACCAAATTCAAGTATTGAGTAACAAGGTGTTAGGGAAAGACACAAATTCAAAGCTACTTGAGTCACAAAATGAAAGCAGCTCCAGCTGCAGGAATTTAGACCTTGAAGCAGTGTATGATTTGTTGCCTGAGGACTCGATATATGAGGTCAACAATTCACCCTTGTCTCCGGAAGGGGCAAACCCAGCTACTGCAGATAACGATGCATTGTTTCAGGACCTTGTGGCGTTCTTAGAACTAGAAAAGAAACCAGGAAAATCTGTCGATGACAGAGTTAAAACATTAGTGGATAATGTATTAAAACAACGCCTGGCAGAAACCAAGCTCAAAGGGTTATTGGTCAAATATGATATGCCAGCTAATTTAGAAATGCTGCAGACAACTCAGATAAATGAGGTCATTTGGAATGGCCTTCGTAACAATACAAGAGCGTCAGATGTGAAGCTCCAAAAAATGCAAGTTTGTAATATTAAGGCAATTACAGCATTAACAACCTTAATGGATGACATTTTGTCAACGAGAGAAAAAATGGGCACTCAAGCAACGCTTATTAAGATCACAGATGCGCTGGCACTATTGGGCAGTGCGAACATGGAACTCAACCATTTTCGGCGTGAGTTAATCAGACCAGATTTGAGACTAGAGTATAGAAATCTGTGTAACCGGTCAAATCCAGTTACTACAATGTTGATGGGTGATGATGTATCCCAAAAATTAAGAGACATAGCTGAGGCTAACCGAGTGTCCGCACGTATATGTACGGCAAATCGGGGGAGAGGCAGAGGTTCAAGGCCACCTTACACACGTGGTACATTTCGTGGCAGAGGATTCTCTAGAGGGTCTGGTCATTTTTTAGACCGTGGCATGGTGGGCAACAAACGTGCCAGAGGACAAATGAACCACTACCGACCCCCAAAACAACCAAGACATTAG
- the LOC139973184 gene encoding uncharacterized protein isoform X2, with the protein MAKRNTKQYAGFHRKWGQFCIQREVDMFRPSLTDVVTFLTHLFNSGLGYSSLNTARCALSSIIMRDSDNTIGNHPLVSRFIKGVYHLRPPSCRYDNIWDVSIVLRYLRGLHPLSSLSMKMLTLKLVTLVALVSAQRLQTLQLLDISTVHGDGSTFVFTIPDQIKQSRPGSGPIKVVLRDFQEDQSISVVKVLEFYLKQTKNLRGSCSKLFISYVKPHAAVSRDTLARWIKLVLDLSGVDTKTFSAHSTRAASTSAAYSRSVPIEEILKVAGWKSEKTFAKFYNKEVLHQNETFTNILLS; encoded by the coding sequence ATGGCGAAAAGGAACACAAAACAATATGCAGGTTTCCACAGAAAGTGGGGACAGTTTTGTATTCAAAGGGAGGTGGATATGTTTCGACCGTCTTTGACGGATGTAGTAACATTCCTTACCCACCTATTCAATTCCGGACTCGGTTATAGTTCTTTGAACACCGCACGGTGTGCTCTTTCATCAATAATTATGAGGGATTCTGATAATACCATAGGCAACCATCCTTTGGTAtcaagatttataaagggaGTTTATCATCTAAGACCGCCTTCATGTCGGTACGATAACATTTGGGATGTTTCAATAGTGTTAAGGTATTTAAGAGGCCTTCATCCTTTAAGTTCACTTTCTATGAAGATGCTAACACTGAAACTGGTTACTTTAGTGGCACTAGTTTCCGCTCAAAGATTACAAACCTTGCAGCTATTAGATATCTCCACAGTGCATGGGGATGGCAGTACTTTTGTCTTTACGATCCCTGACCAGATCAAACAATCACGACCTGGATCTGGTCCGATAAAAGTTGTACTAAGAGACTTTCAAGAAGATCAATCGATTAGTGTTGTGAAAGTATTAGAGTTCTatctcaaacaaacaaagaacctAAGAGGTAGTTGCTCAAAACTATTTATTAGTTATGTAAAACCGCATGCTGCAGTTTCTCGTGACACGCTTGCAAGATGGATCAAGCTGGTCTTGGATTTGTCCGGAGTTGATACTAAAACATTTTCCGCTCATAGTACAAGGGCCGCATCAACTTCAGCCGCCTACTCTAGGAGTGTGCCGATcgaagaaatattaaaagttgcTGGATGGAAGTCAGAAAAAACGTTTGCGAAGTTTTACAATAAGGAGGTTCTCCATCAAAACGAGACATTTACAAACATTCTGTTAAGTTAA